Below is a genomic region from Macaca thibetana thibetana isolate TM-01 chromosome 1, ASM2454274v1, whole genome shotgun sequence.
agttgtCCGgtgaggctgctgctgctggtctgggggCCACTTTTGAGAGCCCTATACTTTCCTGCTCCTCAACTCGGtggcctcatctgtgaaatgggcagaACAGCCTGGGTGTCAGGGTTAACATTAGGGCTAGGCTAGAGGGAAAAGGGCTTTGCAGGCGTGAAGAACCAGCCCAAAAGGTCCTGACACCTCTGCTTCCCCCGAGCTGAGCCCTGCTCTCCCTCCAGGTCTTGACGACTCCCTGCAGGACTATCCCTTTGAGGACTGGCAGCTGCCTGGCAAGAGCCTGCTCCAGCTCTGCCCCCGAAGCCTCGAGGCTCTGGCTGTGCGGTGTCTGGGACACCAGGAGCTCATCCTGGGCGGGGTGGAACAGCTCCAGGCCCTGGTGAGTGAATGCTGGTCACACTGGCTGCAGCTTCCACCAACCTGGGGGGTGCCGATGGGGGCTGGCTGCTGCCAGGGAGGTGACTTGCCCTCTCTTTGGCACAGAGCTCCAGGCTACAGACAGAGAACCTGAAGAGCCTGACAGAGGGGCTGCTGGGGGCAACCCGTGACTTCCAGAGCATAGTCCAAGGCCGCCTGGGGGACTGTGCCAAGACCCCTATTGATGTCCTCTGTGCAACTGTGGAGCTGGTGCATGAAGCCAACACCCTCCTCTTCTGGCTCAGCAGGTACCCAGGTTGGGGTGACGAGTGAGGGACTCTTGTCATCTTTGGCCTCCTCCAGGGTgtgggagagaaaaacagagctTGGCTCTTGTTCAGATAtggtgagccaggtgtggtggcttacgtctgtaatcccagcactttgggagaccgaagcaggcagatcacttgaggtcaggagtttgagaccagcctagccaacatggtgaaaccccgtctttaccaaaaatattaaaaattagccagttgtggtggtgcgcacctgtaatcccagctactcgggaggctgaggcaggagaatcacttgaacctgggaggtgcaggttccagtgagccaagatcatgccactgtactccagcctgggcaacagagtgagactccatctcagaaaaaaaaaaagatacagcgGAGCAGGGCAAAGGGATTAGTCCATCTGTGCAGGGGCACTGGGATGCCTGGGTTCCCACCCCATCCTCCAGCTTGTAACAATCAGTCTCATCAACAACCACTGAATGGAGAGCCTCCCCAACCCTGTTCACTGGCTGTTGCTTGTCCTCAGACGCCACCTGCTTGAGGAAGCTTTCCCTGTTGTACACTCTCAAAGctatactattaataataaataataacttatTATTATAAACTCATTATCCAATGTTTCATGATACTCATTACAACTGAAGTTAAATTGATACTGATGTATGATGTCTTTAAAGTCTgtttccccagtgcctagaacaggggTTGGCATGTGGTAGGCACATGACAAATAAGTCCTCTGCTAATCCCTTTAGATGTCTCAATCATCTCCTTTACTCTAAACCAAAACCCATCAGAGCAGGTATTATCCCCAAGTCTCTGAGGTGAGTAATTGGTGAGTAATTGGCTCTGAGTGGTTAAGCATAGTCCCTTAACCACTGTGCCATTCTTCCCCTGTGCCATTCTTCCCCTGCCAGGTACCTCTTCTCCCACTTAAATGACTTCTCAGCATGCCAGGAGATCCGGGACTTGTTGGAGGAGCTGAGCCAGGTCTTGCATGAGGTAGGAGAACCAAGGGCCAGGCTTGGCCCATGCCCTAGAGACCAAGCTGGGCCAGAGCTTTTTATAACCTGTGAATCAGCCCAGGATCGGGTATGAGGCTTGAGACGAGcgagaaaggaggagaggaggtcCTGCAACTGGGTATGGGACGATGGGGCCTTTTGGGGTCTCCTAGCTGGTAGGGGAATTTTGACACTCAGGACAGGGTGGGAGGGCAGGGCACGTGTAGTGACTTCTGGGGGCCTGGTATCAGGGAAACGAGCCCTCTGGTTAAAACACTGAGGCCCTGTGGTTCTGGGCAGGGAGCCAGTATAGAGAAGGCAGGGAGGGACTGCAGGGAATCCCACCCTGCCCCCAGGAGAAGGCAGTCCCCCTATGGCCCTTGCTCAGGGGAGGCCCCCGCTCTCTCATTCTGCTTCCAGGATGGTCCAGCAGACGAGAAGGAGGGCACAGTCCTGAGGATCGTGAGTCTGTGGGGTGGGAAGGGAATGGGGGTGGGGACGATCGGGTTCAGGCTAGACAGCCCGCTCCCCTCCCCCAGTGCAGCCACGTGGCTGGGATCTGCCACAACATCCTGGTCTGCTGCCCCAAGGAGCTGCTGGAGCAGAGGGCCGTGCTCGAGCAGGTGCAGCTGGACAGTCCATTGGTGAGCCCTGCCCTCCCACCTCTCACTTCTGACCCCTTGGCAGCCTTGTCAGGGCCTGAAATAGGGTCCAGGATCCCTCAGAATTCTGTGCTGCCCTGGCGGGAAAGCCTTTTTTGTACAGATACTAAAATGGAGGCCCAGAGGATTGGCTAGGGTCTCCCATTGCTCCGCACCTCCCCAGTCCCCACACCACGTGGGTGTGGCCTCAGGTAGGGTGTTCCAGCCTTGGGATGGAGACAGGGCAGGGGCTCGGGGGTAgttaggagaaagggagaggacgTGACCTTTCTTGATTTAATCTTTGACCAGTGGGGAAGACCAGAGCCCTATCCCTGCCCTATCCCTGCTTGTCCCTTTAGGAATGTTGCTAAGAAGCTGGTACCTCAGAAATCAGGGTCTCCAGTTTCCCTGTCGTTCTTAGCAGAGGGGAAGTCAGAGGCCCAGAGGAGTAGCaagtccaaagtcacacagcaagtctgGGCAGGACCAGCTTGGGGTCAGCTCTTGCCACAGTTCCACCCACTGTAGAGTCCTGGTGTCTGGCAGGGGTCCTGCCTACTGGCCCTGTTGCCCCCCAGCCCCCAgtgactgcagcctctgcctctgcaggACCTGGAAATTCACACCACCAGCAATTGCCAGCACTTTGTGTCCCAAGTGGACACCCAGGTGAGAGCCCCACACCCTTTCCAGCCACCCACCCCTGAAGCCTCTCACCTGCAAACCAGGCCAACCTCAGGCCCCTTTCCCCACACCAGGTTCCCACTGACTCCCAACTGCAGATCCAACCTGGAGACGAGGTTGTCCAGATCAACGAGCAGGTGGTGGTGCGTGAGGAGAGGGATGTGGTAGGAGGTGAAGGGGTCACCAAGTGGAACCCAAGTCTGGTGGGTGGGGAGGCAACCAAGTGTTCTGACCAGGGTTGTGGGAGCTGCCTTCCAGGAGATGAGCCAGCTAAGTCTGGTGAGAGCATCCTCTGCAGAGCCCAGGTGACGACGGGACCCATGGAAGCTCCCAGGAGGCTGCATGAGGGGAGGCAGAGTGGGAGGTTGAGAGAGCGCCCCCAGCACGAGGGTGAGAGTTGGTGGTTGCTTCAGAGCCTCCTGCCCAGTTGATGCCAGCCAgtgtctctgtcccccaggttggatgGCCCCATAAGAACATGGTAAGGGAGCTGCTGCGGGAGCCAGCCGGACTCAGCTTAGTGCTGAAGAAGATCCCGATACCGGAGACCCCCCCGCAGGTACCTTCCCCTGCCGCCCCCAAGCTGCCTTCAGATTCCCCCAACAGATacctgcccccaccacccccacaccCGCCTTCAGACCCCCCCAACAGGCACCTTCCCCCACCACGCCCCCCCAGCTGCCTCCAGACCCCCCCACAGGTACCTGCCCCTGCTGCTCCCCTACCCCTGTTGCACCCCTAACCTGCTTTCAGACCCCTGTCTCCATTGCTTTGTTCCTGGTTGTTCCCCAGACGCCCCCTCAGGTCCTGGACTCCCCGCACCGGAGGAGCCCATCACTGTCTCTGGCCCCACTGTCTCCCAGGTAACAGGCTCTGTCCAGGTGTGTCTTGGTGGGGAGACCATGGGCTCATCTCATCCCCTTTGCCCTCCCCAGGGCCCCATCCGAAGACGTCTTTGCCTTCGACCTGTCTTCAAACCCCAGTCCCAGACCCAGCCCTGCCTGGACAGGTAGTCTCAAAGCCCCATGGATGCCCTGGACACGGCATCCAGATGCCCAGTTCTGACCCCAAGCCTGGGACTGGGCTCATAGGCTTTCCctgtctcttctccctccctgacAGACTCTGCCTCCCTTGGCCCTGAGCCCCTGCCCATCCCCCTGGAAACCCCAGCCATACTCCCAGCAGGGGTAGCAGGGACTCCAGGGCTCCCTGAATCCCCTGACAAGGTAAACTCAGGGGCTCAGCAAGGAGGTGGGTGGGTCTGGACCTGGATCCTTCTCTCACCCTTCTGATTTCCTTTCAGAGTCCTGTTGGTCGGAAGAAATCAAAAGGTATGATGTGCGCTGGACTAAGTGGGGGTCCCCCTGTCTGAGGAGCTGTTAAAAATCTTTATGTGCTGGGCAAGACCACCCCCATCCTTCCCACACAGCCTCTCCTGGAAACAGCTGTGTTTCTGGGGTCAGACAGAGCTGTGCTCCTAGTCTGGGCCTCTcaccagctctgtgactttgagcaaacAGGTTAGCCTCTAGTCTTCGGTTTGCTCATCTCTAAAACAAGAAGGGTCATCCCACCTCAGAGATGACACACGCAGCCTTCTGAGCAGAGTGTGGATTCAGAGATCTCACTTGGGGATGCTCGTGGAAGGCCAGGGAGCATGTTTAGCGGGGGCACCTTGccagcccctcactgcccagcTTGTGCTGTGCTGCTACAGGCCTGGCGACCCGGCTGAGCCGCCGGCGGGTGTCATGCCGTCAGCTGGGCCGGCCGGACTGTGACGGCTGGCTCCTGTTGCGAAAGGCACCCGGTGGCTTCATGGGCCCGCGCTGGCGCCGCTGCTGGTTTGTGCTCAAGGGACACACGCTCTACTGGTACCGCCAGCCCCAGGTAAGACCTCCCACACACAAACAGGTAGGCAAGTGAGTCACCTCCAGGCCTCAATTCTCATCTCTGTTCAATCATCCATTCTTATTCCTGGTCCCAGGCTCTGATGTtcccatctgttaaatggggactttcttcagagagaaatgagttaatatatgtataaaagcAGTTTGGAAAAGGTATCACAGGAGGTatagagaaaaatcttttttttttttttttgagacagagtctcgctctgttgcccaggttggagtgcagtggtgtgatctcagctcactgcaagctccgcctcctgggttcatgccattctcctgcctcagcctcccaagtagctgggactacagaagaccgccaccacagccggctaattttttgtattttagtagagacagggtttcaccatgttagccaggatggtgtccatctcctgacctcgtgatctgcttgcctcagcctcccaaagtgctgggattacaggtgtaagccaccacgcccagccccgaaaaatctttttttttttttaagagatggggtcttgctatattgctcaggcttgtctcaaactcctgggctcaagcgttctgcctgcttcagccccccagagtgctgggattacaggtgtgagccaccacatctggctgaaaAATCACTTCTATTCTGCCTACTTCTAATCCTTCTGATATTCTGTCCATCCCAATGATGggtcattcatttactcatttattcattcaatattcaGGTGCCTACTGTGAACCCAGCTCTAGGCTGGGCACTATGGACACACAGAAGAGCGGATGGTTTTTGCTTCTCCAGAACTTAGAGGCTATTAGGGGAGAGGGATGAATACGCATTCAAGGACAATGTAGGAACTGTGTACTAAGATAAAGGGAAAGCCCAAGGGATATGTGGGAGCACAACAGAGGTATCCAGTTCCTCCTGAGGAGTCCAGGTGCCCCCTGACAACGCAATACCTGGCAGTTAGTTGcatgggaaggggaaagaaaaccaGGAAGAGAAAGCAGCATTCAGAAAACTCAGGGGCATGAAGCAGTTTGTTTGTGTCTACTGAAGGAACAAATGCATGAGCAGGCTCTTCTTgtttgggtttttggtttttgtgtttgaaacagagtcttgcggccgggcgcggtggctcaagcctgtaatcccagcactttgggaggccgaggcgggcggatcatgaggtcaggagatcgagaccatcctggctaacacggtgaaaccccgtctctactaaaaatacaagaaaattagccgggcgaggtggcgggcgcctgtagtcccagctactcgggaggctgaggcaggagaatggcgtgaacccgggggagcggagcttgcagtgagccgagatcgcgccactgcactccagcctggggcacagagcaagactctgtgtcaaaaaaaaaaaaaaaaaaaaaaaagaaactgagtcttgctttgtcacccaggctggagggcagtggcatgatctcagctcactgcagcctccgcctcccaggttcaagtgatcctcctgcctcagcctcctgagtagctgggactgtaagcacatgccgccatgcctagctaagttttgtgttgttttgttttgttttgtttgagacggagtcttattctgttgcccaggctggagtgcagtggtgcagtcacggctcactgcaacctctgcctcccaggttcaagcgattctccagcctcaccttcccaaagcagtgggattacagatgtgagccactgcgcctggcctaagattttaattttttgtagaaatgggcttttttccaaggctggtctcaaactcctaggctcaaatggtcctcctgccttggcctcccaaagtgctaggattacgggcatgagccaccatgcccagccttcaggctgctctttttttttttttgactgtttcTCTGATATCTTTGGCTCCCCTTTCCTGGCTTAGAGGCATCCTTTGGCCACACCTCCTACCCTGACCCCAGATTCCAGCCCTGAGCTCTAGAAACAGAGAGACTTGTTAGAGAGCCCAGGAGATGCCTTCTCCCCTCCACAACCCTCAGGAGACCGAGGGGTATCTAGGAGCTGACTGGGCCTTGAGAGTATTGGGGTTCCAACTTGACCCTCATGCTGTGATCCCCCCAGGATGAGAAGGCTGAGGGCCTCATCAATGTCTCCAACTATAGTCTGGAAAGTGGACATGATCAGAAGAAGAAATAGTTAAGTCTTGGGATATGATGGGCTGGGGGATGGagacagaaagggagaggaagagtgaTGGGGTGGCAGTGGGAGGTGTGGCAAGTAGCTGGGGCGCCCAGAATCCAGCCTCTCTGGGCTCTGGGTGGGCACGCCCAGGCTGAGTGATGCTCCTCCACTCCTTGACAGTGTGTTTCAGCTCACCCATGATGTGTACAAACCTTTCATCTTCGCTGCTGATACCCTGACAGATCTGAGCATGTGAGTGCTGCCTCCCTTAGCCCCTACTCTCATATAATTCCCAACCTCTGTGAGCTTGGGAGCCTGGGCTCAGGAGCCTGGAGATGCAAAGTCCAGCTCTCTGAGAGTGGTTGGTCAAGGtactcacttctctctctctctctctctttttttttttttttttttttgagacagagtctcactatgtcagccaggctggagtgtagtggcgccatcttggctcactgcaacctctacctcctgggttcaagtgattctcctgcctcagcttcctaggcagctgagactata
It encodes:
- the CNKSR1 gene encoding connector enhancer of kinase suppressor of ras 1 isoform X1, with the translated sequence MEPVETWTPGKVATWLRGLDDSLQDYPFEDWQLPGKSLLQLCPRSLEALAVRCLGHQELILGGVEQLQALSSRLQTENLKSLTEGLLGATRDFQSIVQGRLGDCAKTPIDVLCATVELVHEANTLLFWLSRYLFSHLNDFSACQEIRDLLEELSQVLHEDGPADEKEGTVLRICSHVAGICHNILVCCPKELLEQRAVLEQVQLDSPLRGSQRPRGVASPKSHSKSGQDQLGDLEIHTTSNCQHFVSQVDTQVPTDSQLQIQPGDEVVQINEQVVVGWPHKNMVRELLREPAGLSLVLKKIPIPETPPQTPPQVLDSPHRRSPSLSLAPLSPRAPSEDVFAFDLSSNPSPRPSPAWTDSASLGPEPLPIPLETPAILPAGVAGTPGLPESPDKSPVGRKKSKGLATRLSRRRVSCRQLGRPDCDGWLLLRKAPGGFMGPRWRRCWFVLKGHTLYWYRQPQDEKAEGLINVSNYSLESGHDQKKKYVFQLTHDVYKPFIFAADTLTDLSMWVRHLITCISKYQSPGRVPPPREEDCYSETEAEDPDDEAGSHSASPSPAQAGSPLHGDTSPAATPTQRSPRTSFGSLTDSSEEALEGMVQGLRQGGVSLLGRPQPLTQEQWRSSFMRRNRDPQLNERVHRVRALQSTLKAKLQELQVLEEVLGDPELTGEKFRQWKEQNQELYSEGLGAWGVAQAEGSSHILASDSREHTPNSLSSDPEEHSHLCPLTSESNLQPPDL
- the CNKSR1 gene encoding connector enhancer of kinase suppressor of ras 1 isoform X3 — translated: MEPVETWTPGKVATWLRGLDDSLQDYPFEDWQLPGKSLLQLCPRSLEALAVRCLGHQELILGGVEQLQALSSRLQTENLKSLTEGLLGATRDFQSIVQGRLGDCAKTPIDVLCATVELVHEANTLLFWLSRYLFSHLNDFSACQEIRDLLEELSQVLHEDGPADEKEGTVLRICSHVAGICHNILVCCPKELLEQRAVLEQVQLDSPLDLEIHTTSNCQHFVSQVDTQVPTDSQLQIQPGDEVVQINEQVVVGWPHKNMVRELLREPAGLSLVLKKIPIPETPPQTPPQVLDSPHRRSPSLSLAPLSPRAPSEDVFAFDLSSNPSPRPSPAWTDSASLGPEPLPIPLETPAILPAGVAGTPGLPESPDKSPVGRKKSKGLATRLSRRRVSCRQLGRPDCDGWLLLRKAPGGFMGPRWRRCWFVLKGHTLYWYRQPQDEKAEGLINVSNYSLESGHDQKKKYVFQLTHDVYKPFIFAADTLTDLSMWVRHLITCISKYQSPGRVPPPREEDCYSETEAEDPDDEAGSHSASPSPAQAGSPLHGDTSPAATPTQRSPRTSFGSLTDSSEEALEGMVQGLRQGGVSLLGRPQPLTQEQWRSSFMRRNRDPQLNERVHRVRALQSTLKAKLQELQVLEEVLGDPELTGEKFRQWKEQNQELYSEGLGAWGVAQAEGSSHILASDSREHTPNSLSSDPEEHSHLCPLTSESNLQPPDL
- the CNKSR1 gene encoding connector enhancer of kinase suppressor of ras 1 isoform X4 → MEPVETWTPGKVATWLRGLDDSLQDYPFEDWQLPGKSLLQLCPRSLEALAVRCLGHQELILGGVEQLQALSSRLQTENLKSLTEGLLGATRDFQSIVQGRLGDCAKTPIDVLCATVELVHEANTLLFWLSRYLFSHLNDFSACQEIRDLLEELSQVLHEDGPADEKEGTVLRICSHVAGICHNILVCCPKELLEQRAVLEQVQLDSPLRGSQRPRGVASPKSHSKSGQDQLGDLEIHTTSNCQHFVSQVDTQVPTDSQLQIQPGDEVVQINEQVVVGWPHKNMVRELLREPAGLSLVLKKIPIPETPPQTPPQVLDSPHRRSPSLSLAPLSPRAPSEDVFAFDLSSNPSPRPSPAWTDSASLGPEPLPIPLETPAILPAGVAGTPGLPESPDKSPVGRKKSKGLATRLSRRRVSCRQLGRPDCDGWLLLRKAPGGFMGPRWRRCWFVLKGHTLYWYRQPQDEKAEGLINVSNYSLESGHDQKKKYVFQLTHDVYKPFIFAADTLTDLSMWVRHLITCISKYQSPGRVPPPREEAHCSSSPQTATVRPKQKTQTMRLGPTQPRPALLKLGVPSMETHHLQPPPHSAAHGPPLAL
- the CNKSR1 gene encoding connector enhancer of kinase suppressor of ras 1 isoform X2; this encodes MEPVETWTPGKVATWLRGLDDSLQDYPFEDWQLPGKSLLQLCPRSLEALAVRCLGHQELILGGVEQLQALSSRLQTENLKSLTEGLLGATRDFQSIVQGRLGDCAKTPIDVLCATVELVHEANTLLFWLSRYLFSHLNDFSACQEIRDLLEELSQVLHEDGPADEKEGTVLRICSHVAGICHNILVCCPKELLEQRAVLEQVQLDSPLRGSQRPRGVASPKSHSKSGQDQLGDLEIHTTSNCQHFVSQVDTQVPTDSQLQIQPGDEVVQINEQVVVGWPHKNMVRELLREPAGLSLVLKKIPIPETPPQTPPQVLDSPHRRSPSLSLAPLSPRAPSEDVFAFDLSSNPSPRPSPAWTDSASLGPEPLPIPLETPAILPAGVAGTPGLPESPDKSPVGRKKSKGLATRLSRRRVSCRQLGRPDCDGWLLLRKAPGGFMGPRWRRCWFVLKGHTLYWYRQPQDEKAEGLINVSNYSLESGHDQKKKYVFQLTHDVYKPFIFAADTLTDLSMWVRHLITCISKYQSPGRVPPPREEDCYSETEAEDPDDEAGSHSASPSPAQAGSPLHGDTSPAATPTQRSPRTSFGSLTGRPQPLTQEQWRSSFMRRNRDPQLNERVHRVRALQSTLKAKLQELQVLEEVLGDPELTGEKFRQWKEQNQELYSEGLGAWGVAQAEGSSHILASDSREHTPNSLSSDPEEHSHLCPLTSESNLQPPDL